Proteins from a genomic interval of Desulfonatronum sp. SC1:
- a CDS encoding KamA family radical SAM protein — MEEILEMDSEPPALLRDAGIGSGPESGFTGLLDGVIGQTFGRPWGGFATRKSTKPSFPLNPRSAAFLAKHYPQTKPGQWNDWRWQLKHRVTSLDELERMLVLSDAEREALRPDLSMLPMAATPYYLSLVDARDAHDPLRRCVIPTMAEHHVLPCEQGDPLAEEHDSPVPGLVHRYPDRVLFLATDFCSTYCRYCTRSRRVGQGSGHGQDLAQGPGRWESALRYIARNSVVRDVLVSGGDPLTMTDHALEYLLQRLRAIPHVEIIRIGTKVPMVLPQRITTGLVQMLKRYHPLFISIHCTQAEELTPEASAACTRLADAGIPLGGQTVLLKGVNDSVPALTSLFQGLLRNRVRPYYLYQCDQVVGTSHFRTPATRGLEMIQGLRGHTSGYAVPHFVVDLPGGGGKTPLCPEYLQGRVGEDLVFRNFEGATFRVHDPEPFASRESGGGA; from the coding sequence ATGGAAGAAATCTTGGAGATGGACAGCGAGCCTCCCGCTTTATTGCGCGACGCGGGCATCGGCTCTGGACCGGAGTCCGGATTCACCGGACTGCTGGACGGCGTGATCGGCCAAACTTTTGGCCGTCCCTGGGGTGGATTCGCGACACGCAAATCCACGAAACCTTCCTTTCCCCTCAATCCTCGCTCCGCGGCCTTTCTGGCCAAGCACTATCCTCAAACCAAGCCCGGCCAATGGAACGACTGGCGCTGGCAACTGAAGCACCGGGTCACCTCTCTTGATGAGCTGGAACGGATGCTCGTACTTTCCGACGCGGAGCGCGAAGCTTTGCGTCCGGACCTGAGCATGTTGCCCATGGCCGCGACGCCCTACTACCTCAGTCTGGTGGATGCCCGCGACGCCCACGATCCCTTGCGGCGGTGCGTGATCCCGACCATGGCGGAGCACCATGTCCTTCCTTGCGAACAGGGCGATCCCCTGGCCGAGGAGCACGACAGTCCGGTGCCGGGACTGGTCCATCGTTATCCGGACCGGGTGCTCTTCCTGGCCACGGATTTCTGCTCCACGTATTGCCGATACTGCACCCGCTCCCGGCGCGTTGGACAGGGATCGGGTCACGGCCAGGATCTGGCGCAAGGTCCGGGCCGTTGGGAATCGGCCTTGCGCTACATCGCCCGCAATTCCGTGGTGCGCGACGTGCTGGTTTCCGGCGGCGATCCCCTGACCATGACGGACCACGCCCTGGAGTACCTGCTCCAGCGGCTGCGGGCCATCCCGCATGTGGAGATCATCCGCATTGGGACCAAGGTGCCCATGGTCCTGCCCCAGCGGATCACCACCGGCCTGGTCCAGATGCTCAAGCGCTACCATCCGCTTTTCATAAGCATCCACTGCACCCAAGCCGAGGAGTTGACCCCGGAGGCGTCCGCTGCCTGCACCCGGTTGGCGGACGCCGGCATTCCCCTGGGCGGGCAGACCGTGCTGCTCAAAGGCGTGAACGACTCCGTACCCGCGCTGACCAGTCTGTTCCAGGGCCTGCTGCGCAACCGCGTCCGACCCTATTACCTCTACCAGTGCGACCAGGTGGTGGGGACCAGCCATTTTCGGACCCCGGCAACCAGAGGCCTGGAGATGATCCAGGGCCTGCGCGGCCACACCTCGGGCTACGCCGTGCCCCACTTCGTGGTGGACCTGCCCGGCGGCGGAGGCAAGACACCATTATGCCCGGAGTATCTCCAAGGTCGAGTCGGGGAAGATCTGGTGT